In Paraburkholderia aromaticivorans, a single window of DNA contains:
- a CDS encoding RNA-guided endonuclease InsQ/TnpB family protein gives MERLQAFKFELMPTGGQARKMRQFAGACRFVYNKALAVQKENHAAGAKFIGYVPMAKRLTEWRNGTETPWLKDAPVHTQQCALKAIERAYVNFFGKRADFPRFKRKGVSDGFTYPDRNQIRLDRETGRISLPKPGYIRYRNSRMVPGEVRSATVSLRAGKWCVSILTKRDVEQPVPHGPAVGIDVGVARFATLSDGSFIAPLASFRRHEQRLAKYQRRMARKVKGSSNWKKSKARIQKIHARIADARNDFLHKASSTLSKNHAMVALEDLKISNMSKSAKGTANAPGRNVRAKSGLNKSIPDQGWGEFRRQLEYKTAWHGGYLVAVDPKNTSRTCPCCGHASKENRKTQALFACVSCRYGNNADHVGALNILAAGHAVIACGGMAQSGRPSKQEPAETTGAIAAWGCRNPRPLG, from the coding sequence ATGGAACGCCTTCAGGCCTTCAAATTCGAACTCATGCCGACCGGCGGGCAGGCGCGCAAGATGCGCCAGTTCGCAGGCGCGTGCCGGTTTGTCTATAACAAGGCGCTGGCAGTTCAGAAAGAGAATCACGCCGCAGGCGCGAAGTTCATCGGTTATGTGCCGATGGCGAAGCGGCTCACGGAATGGCGTAATGGCACGGAAACGCCGTGGCTCAAAGATGCGCCAGTCCACACGCAGCAGTGCGCCCTGAAGGCCATTGAGCGCGCATATGTAAACTTCTTCGGGAAGCGCGCCGACTTTCCGCGTTTCAAGCGCAAGGGCGTGAGCGACGGGTTCACGTACCCCGACAGGAATCAGATCAGGCTGGACCGCGAAACCGGCCGTATTTCGCTTCCGAAGCCCGGCTATATCCGCTACCGCAACAGTCGCATGGTGCCCGGCGAAGTCCGCTCGGCAACCGTGTCTCTGCGCGCGGGTAAGTGGTGCGTGTCGATCCTGACGAAGCGTGACGTAGAGCAGCCGGTTCCGCATGGCCCCGCCGTCGGTATCGACGTGGGCGTGGCCCGGTTCGCAACCCTGAGCGATGGCAGTTTCATCGCGCCGCTCGCCAGCTTCCGCCGGCACGAACAGCGCCTGGCAAAGTATCAACGCCGGATGGCCCGCAAGGTCAAAGGCAGCAGCAACTGGAAAAAGTCGAAGGCCCGCATCCAGAAGATTCACGCGCGTATCGCAGACGCACGCAATGATTTTCTGCACAAGGCTTCGAGCACGCTCAGCAAAAACCACGCAATGGTTGCGCTCGAAGACCTGAAGATCAGCAACATGAGCAAGTCAGCAAAGGGTACGGCAAACGCGCCAGGGCGCAATGTGCGCGCGAAGTCCGGTCTTAACAAGTCGATTCCCGATCAGGGCTGGGGTGAGTTCCGCCGCCAGCTGGAGTACAAAACGGCATGGCACGGCGGATATCTCGTCGCGGTCGATCCGAAGAACACGAGCCGCACCTGTCCGTGTTGCGGGCATGCCTCGAAGGAAAACCGCAAGACGCAAGCGCTGTTCGCCTGCGTGTCATGCAGATACGGGAACAATGCCGATCACGTGGGCGCGCTCAACATTCTAGCGGCAGGACATGCCGTTATTGCCTGTGGAGGGATGGCGCAGTCAGGCCGCCCGTCGAAGCAGGAACCCGCCGAGACTACTGGCGCCATCGCGGCCTGGGGTTGTAGGAATCCCCGTCCTTTAGGCTAA
- a CDS encoding IS4 family transposase, whose protein sequence is MSATGDFDDWASEEFGAAALGDARLTQRLVALARRLAESPQCSFPQSLDGAQLKAAYRFFDNPRIDTNGVLANHIGQTLNRMQQVPVVLAPQDTTEFNLMHLPATQGLGHGTSSNVHGFMLHSLLAVTPEGLPLGVLGMKTWIRAPEESGRSKQRRKRPIEEKESVKWLEGLEHLASVKARCPDTHIIGISDRDGDVYDVFIAPRPVGVDWLVRAAWSRRVAHPQAYLWDAVAAEPAVGETDLLVPTRNGKTPTRTAQLTVRCKALRLRPPRSRQHDKLPDAEVFVIHALETQPPEGVEPIEWMLLSSVPTLTCDDALERLAWYARRWTIESWHRVLKSGCQIEARQFGHLDRFVRATALFAVISWRIMYATLLARLDGDLSCEVLLQPLEWHALYCRIHGTTQLPAEPPTLAQVVLWVAKLGGYLNRKHDHPPGPTVMWRGFLALHESAVMYRIFRQNE, encoded by the coding sequence TTGTCTGCAACGGGTGATTTCGATGACTGGGCCAGCGAAGAATTCGGCGCGGCGGCGCTGGGCGACGCCCGCCTGACGCAGCGCCTCGTTGCGCTCGCGCGACGGCTGGCGGAGAGCCCACAGTGTTCGTTTCCACAGTCGCTGGACGGGGCACAACTGAAGGCTGCCTATCGTTTCTTCGACAACCCACGGATCGACACCAACGGCGTATTGGCCAACCACATTGGGCAGACGCTGAACCGCATGCAGCAGGTCCCGGTCGTCCTGGCCCCGCAGGATACGACTGAATTCAACCTCATGCATCTGCCGGCGACGCAGGGACTGGGCCACGGCACGAGCAGTAATGTGCACGGATTCATGCTGCACAGCTTGCTGGCCGTGACACCTGAGGGCCTACCGCTCGGGGTGCTGGGAATGAAGACGTGGATTCGTGCACCCGAGGAATCCGGCAGATCGAAACAACGAAGGAAACGACCTATCGAGGAGAAGGAAAGCGTCAAGTGGCTCGAGGGCCTCGAGCATCTGGCATCGGTGAAAGCGCGCTGCCCCGACACCCACATCATCGGCATCTCCGACCGCGACGGCGATGTCTACGATGTGTTCATTGCTCCTCGGCCAGTGGGCGTTGACTGGCTGGTACGTGCAGCCTGGAGCCGCCGCGTTGCGCATCCGCAGGCATATCTGTGGGACGCCGTTGCGGCAGAGCCCGCTGTGGGCGAAACGGATCTGCTGGTGCCGACCCGGAATGGAAAAACACCGACACGCACTGCGCAATTGACGGTGCGTTGCAAGGCGCTCCGGTTGCGTCCGCCGCGCAGCCGTCAGCACGATAAGTTGCCGGATGCCGAGGTGTTTGTGATCCACGCGCTGGAGACTCAGCCCCCCGAGGGCGTCGAGCCGATCGAATGGATGTTGCTGAGTTCGGTGCCGACACTGACCTGCGATGACGCACTCGAACGTTTGGCGTGGTATGCCCGCCGTTGGACGATTGAATCGTGGCATCGCGTCCTGAAGAGCGGGTGTCAGATCGAGGCCCGACAATTCGGCCACCTGGATCGCTTCGTGCGCGCCACGGCATTGTTTGCTGTCATCAGCTGGCGCATCATGTACGCGACGCTGCTGGCCCGCCTTGATGGCGACCTGTCCTGCGAAGTGCTGCTGCAGCCACTCGAATGGCACGCGCTGTATTGCCGGATACACGGCACTACGCAATTGCCGGCCGAACCGCCAACGCTCGCGCAGGTGGTGCTCTGGGTTGCAAAGCTCGGTGGTTATCTCAATCGCAAGCACGACCATCCCCCTGGACCAACCGTGATGTGGCGTGGCTTTCTCGCACTGCACGAGAGCGCGGTCATGTATCGTATCTTCCGGCAAAACGAGTAG
- a CDS encoding IS110 family transposase, with translation MNATTYGLDIAKAVFQMYWVDGQSGEICSRKFRREQLIRFLATRAPGKVALEACGGAHWWARKIQSLGHQVVLLHAKYVRPFVKTNKTDAADAQAIWTAAQQPGMRTVAIKSVDQQAILSLHRIRSGLVATRTRETNQIRGLLAEYGLYFRYGRKALMNELKARMAEIEEVVPQLVWRALLRQLEQLQQVEQGIDEAERENLQWLKSSPQAKTLDDIAGVGPLTATATVAVMGSPKAFRSGRAFAASIGLVPRQSGTGGNVRLGGISKRGDPYLRQLLIHGARMVVTHSKQRPQWVEALLKRRPVNVVVVALANKMARTAWALLAHNRSYEREFVSERPAVAV, from the coding sequence ATGAATGCTACGACATATGGTCTGGATATCGCAAAGGCCGTGTTTCAAATGTACTGGGTAGATGGACAAAGTGGCGAGATCTGTAGTCGAAAATTCCGTCGTGAACAGCTGATCCGGTTTCTCGCAACCCGGGCACCAGGAAAGGTGGCGCTGGAGGCATGCGGAGGGGCGCACTGGTGGGCGCGAAAAATCCAGAGTCTCGGACATCAGGTGGTGTTGTTGCATGCGAAATACGTGCGTCCGTTCGTCAAAACCAACAAGACGGATGCGGCAGACGCCCAGGCGATCTGGACGGCGGCCCAGCAACCCGGGATGCGAACTGTGGCGATCAAGAGCGTAGACCAGCAAGCCATCCTGAGCCTGCACCGCATCCGGTCGGGCCTGGTGGCGACACGAACCCGCGAAACCAATCAGATTCGCGGGTTGCTTGCGGAATATGGACTGTACTTCCGATATGGCCGCAAGGCGCTCATGAATGAGCTCAAGGCACGTATGGCCGAGATAGAAGAGGTCGTGCCGCAGCTTGTCTGGCGGGCGTTGTTGCGTCAGCTCGAACAGCTCCAGCAGGTCGAGCAGGGGATTGACGAAGCCGAGCGGGAAAATCTGCAGTGGCTGAAATCCAGTCCCCAGGCAAAAACGCTCGATGACATAGCCGGCGTGGGTCCATTGACAGCCACAGCCACTGTTGCGGTCATGGGCTCGCCAAAGGCATTTCGCTCCGGACGCGCATTTGCGGCGAGTATCGGCCTGGTACCCCGTCAGAGTGGGACTGGGGGCAACGTCAGACTCGGCGGCATCAGCAAAAGGGGTGACCCCTATCTGAGACAGCTATTGATCCATGGCGCGCGAATGGTCGTGACCCATTCCAAACAACGTCCCCAGTGGGTAGAAGCGTTGCTGAAACGGCGTCCGGTCAATGTGGTGGTGGTCGCGTTGGCCAACAAGATGGCACGAACGGCGTGGGCGTTGCTCGCGCATAACCGGTCTTATGAGCGGGAATTTGTGAGCGAGCGACCAGCCGTCGCGGTATAG
- a CDS encoding DUF2934 domain-containing protein translates to MPDLTFAERIRERAHQLWQQDGSLEGCADEYWQIARALVERELGPPTPPGPVESDAVAPG, encoded by the coding sequence ATGCCCGATCTGACTTTTGCCGAAAGAATCCGCGAGCGCGCCCATCAGCTCTGGCAGCAGGACGGCAGCCTCGAAGGATGTGCTGACGAGTATTGGCAAATTGCCCGAGCACTCGTCGAGCGGGAGCTCGGGCCTCCGACGCCTCCCGGTCCTGTGGAGTCGGATGCCGTAGCGCCTGGCTAA
- a CDS encoding recombinase family protein: MSNAAMVALYARVSSEQQTKRGTIESQIAALRERIAADDAQLVDDMCFIDAGISGATLIRPQLERLRDRAALGLVDRLYILSPDRLARKYAHQALLMEEFSACGVQVVFLNHEIGTTPEESLLLQMQGMISEYERAKITERNRRGKLHGAKRGSVNVLSTAPYGYRYIRKQLDGTPAQYVIELPQAATVKTIFQWIGMDRLSIGEVVRRLAEAGTVTASGKLYWDRSVVWGILRNPAYMGRAAFGKTQSRDRLPHVRVRTQRHSAEVPRRTYSTTSTDPQQWIEIPVPAIVSEVMFHSVQEQLAENRKLARQRRQNAPLYLLQGLTVCGQCRYAYYGKKISKAAAKGHQRDYAYYRCVGTDAYRFGGQRICDNLQVRTDRLDDLVWQQVADLLRHPGRLKKEYERRLETMERNEKSGFDTASLEKQRFQLEKGKSRLIDSYADGIIDRTDFEPKIQQLKNRLEQVDQQIQESRQHGVAQSELFLVINRLEEFASAVTDKLATIDLETKRKIVLALVKRVEIHKDEILVVFRIDPQPGGLLPGENSNDSDDGVKSMQHCRRRNLLPAR; the protein is encoded by the coding sequence ATGAGCAACGCTGCAATGGTCGCGCTCTACGCGCGGGTGTCCTCCGAACAACAGACCAAACGCGGCACCATTGAAAGCCAGATTGCCGCGCTGAGGGAGCGCATTGCGGCTGACGATGCGCAGCTTGTCGACGACATGTGCTTCATAGACGCCGGGATAAGCGGCGCGACGCTGATCAGACCGCAGCTAGAGCGACTCAGGGATCGTGCTGCACTCGGGCTGGTTGATCGGCTGTACATCCTGTCTCCAGACCGGCTGGCGCGCAAGTATGCACACCAGGCATTGCTGATGGAGGAGTTCTCTGCGTGTGGCGTGCAGGTGGTGTTTCTCAATCATGAGATTGGCACGACACCGGAAGAGTCGCTGCTGTTGCAGATGCAGGGCATGATTTCGGAGTACGAACGGGCAAAGATCACCGAGCGTAATCGACGCGGTAAGCTTCATGGCGCAAAGCGTGGAAGCGTGAATGTGCTATCAACGGCTCCCTATGGTTACCGTTATATCCGCAAGCAGCTCGATGGGACACCGGCCCAGTACGTGATTGAACTGCCGCAGGCGGCGACGGTAAAGACTATCTTCCAGTGGATCGGGATGGACCGGCTGAGCATAGGCGAAGTGGTTCGTCGTCTTGCCGAGGCGGGCACGGTGACGGCATCCGGCAAGCTGTACTGGGACCGTAGTGTGGTATGGGGAATATTGCGTAATCCCGCTTACATGGGGCGAGCGGCATTCGGTAAAACCCAGTCTCGTGATCGCCTGCCGCATGTCCGCGTGCGTACCCAACGCCACAGCGCCGAAGTGCCCAGGAGGACATACTCGACAACAAGCACAGACCCGCAGCAGTGGATCGAAATCCCGGTGCCGGCGATTGTCAGCGAAGTGATGTTCCATTCAGTCCAGGAGCAGCTTGCCGAGAATCGCAAGCTGGCGCGCCAACGCCGCCAGAACGCGCCGCTCTACCTGCTTCAGGGGCTGACTGTTTGTGGGCAATGCCGTTACGCGTACTACGGCAAGAAAATCAGCAAGGCGGCGGCCAAGGGGCATCAGCGAGATTATGCTTATTACCGCTGTGTCGGAACCGATGCCTATCGCTTCGGTGGTCAACGCATCTGCGACAACCTGCAAGTGCGAACGGATCGGCTCGATGACCTCGTATGGCAGCAGGTCGCGGATCTGTTGAGGCATCCAGGTCGGCTGAAGAAAGAATACGAACGACGACTGGAGACGATGGAACGCAATGAAAAGAGTGGCTTCGACACAGCCAGCCTGGAAAAGCAAAGGTTTCAGTTGGAGAAAGGCAAGTCGCGGCTCATCGACAGCTATGCCGACGGTATCATCGACAGGACGGACTTCGAGCCGAAGATACAGCAGTTGAAGAACCGGCTAGAGCAGGTCGATCAGCAGATCCAGGAATCCCGGCAGCACGGGGTGGCTCAAAGTGAACTGTTTCTGGTCATCAACCGGCTGGAGGAATTTGCAAGTGCCGTTACGGACAAACTCGCTACGATCGATCTCGAAACGAAGCGCAAGATCGTACTGGCTCTGGTCAAGCGTGTCGAAATCCACAAGGATGAAATCCTCGTCGTATTCCGGATCGATCCGCAGCCCGGAGGTCTTCTCCCAGGCGAGAATTCGAATGATTCAGACGATGGAGTGAAAAGTATGCAACATTGTAGGCGGCGTAATTTGCTGCCTGCGCGCTAA
- a CDS encoding helix-turn-helix domain-containing protein, which translates to MIATTERVPAPNAILKAWTPFKELIGVTSVRTEAEYVKAIALIHDLLDEVGDDEAHPLAEVLDLIATQVKAYEDEHVQIPDAEPREVLRFLIDQNGLKQGDLDDVAPQSRISEILSGARPVSKEIAKRLAKRFHVHAELFL; encoded by the coding sequence ATGATTGCCACAACCGAACGAGTACCCGCACCGAATGCCATCCTGAAGGCATGGACGCCGTTTAAGGAACTGATCGGCGTCACGTCCGTGCGCACTGAGGCAGAGTACGTAAAGGCGATCGCGCTGATCCACGATCTGCTTGACGAAGTTGGCGACGACGAAGCGCATCCGCTCGCTGAAGTGCTTGACCTGATCGCCACGCAGGTGAAAGCGTATGAGGATGAGCACGTGCAGATCCCGGACGCAGAGCCGCGCGAAGTGCTACGTTTCCTGATCGACCAGAACGGACTGAAGCAGGGCGACCTGGACGACGTCGCCCCGCAAAGCCGAATCTCGGAGATCCTTAGCGGCGCGCGCCCGGTGAGCAAAGAGATCGCCAAGCGTCTCGCGAAGCGCTTCCACGTGCACGCCGAACTTTTTCTTTGA
- a CDS encoding type II toxin-antitoxin system HigB family toxin, whose protein sequence is MSNTDFRDFNDLKATFGAADYVAPLTVFDIGGNKYRLITSIHYNRHKVYVRHVLTHAEYDTGKWKENK, encoded by the coding sequence ATGTCGAACACGGATTTTCGAGACTTCAATGACCTGAAGGCGACATTCGGAGCGGCCGACTACGTGGCACCACTCACGGTGTTTGATATTGGCGGCAACAAGTATCGACTGATCACGTCGATCCACTACAACCGCCATAAGGTGTATGTCCGCCACGTTCTGACCCACGCCGAATACGACACCGGCAAATGGAAGGAGAACAAGTGA
- a CDS encoding IS6 family transposase encodes MKKAKSPYHGHRFPASVICHAVCWYFRFQLSLRDIEELLFERGVTVTYETIRCWCDKFGKGFAHRVKAARRKPGSTWHLDEMFVTLRGEPYLLWRAVDEHGAELDILLQKRRDKAAAKGFFKRVLRSSPMPPKIVTDQLRSYPAAKAEIPELVSVKHVFVKAAARLNNRAKNSHQPTRERERRMRGFRDPKRTQEFLSCFGPIRQHFALKRHLLRASLYRRQLAARFVAWREFAELAQNPSTTF; translated from the coding sequence ATGAAGAAAGCAAAATCGCCTTACCACGGTCATCGTTTCCCAGCATCGGTCATCTGCCATGCAGTTTGCTGGTATTTTCGATTCCAGTTGAGCTTGCGCGACATCGAGGAACTGCTCTTCGAGCGCGGTGTAACCGTGACATATGAAACGATCCGATGCTGGTGTGACAAATTTGGTAAGGGCTTTGCGCATCGGGTAAAAGCAGCGCGACGCAAGCCGGGTAGCACGTGGCACCTCGACGAGATGTTCGTCACGCTGCGTGGCGAACCGTACCTGCTGTGGCGTGCGGTCGACGAGCACGGCGCCGAACTCGACATCCTGCTACAAAAGCGGCGCGACAAGGCCGCAGCCAAGGGGTTCTTCAAGCGTGTGCTGCGCTCGAGCCCGATGCCGCCCAAGATCGTCACCGATCAGCTGCGAAGTTATCCGGCCGCGAAGGCCGAAATTCCAGAGTTGGTGAGCGTGAAGCATGTGTTCGTCAAAGCGGCCGCCCGCCTGAACAACCGCGCGAAGAACAGCCACCAACCAACACGCGAACGCGAGCGTCGCATGCGCGGCTTTCGCGACCCGAAACGCACGCAAGAATTCCTCTCGTGCTTCGGGCCAATCCGGCAACATTTCGCACTGAAGCGGCACCTGCTACGCGCCTCACTTTATCGCAGACAACTCGCAGCCCGGTTCGTTGCATGGCGCGAATTCGCCGAACTCGCCCAAAATCCGTCGACTACCTTCTGA
- a CDS encoding patatin-like phospholipase family protein, translating to MSANHCPPIAADNPSVGRALVLAGGGMRVAYQAGAVKALIDEGLRFSHADGASGGTINLAALLSGVPPDELCARWRALPVKEFAALRPAPEYLHIANMSALGSAAGLTEHVYPALGVSIDLIRAAIGIDGSFNACCFDDKTVVPIPHPQLDLQRLVAAASLPIFMPAVKANGKTWTDAVWIKDANLLSCVERGARELWLVWCIGNTPVYRNGAFNQYVHMIEMSATGSLNRELETIADFNRRIAGGEVVFGHDQPITVHVIKPECPLPLDPDFYLGRIDAATLIDMGYRDARRTIRLGTPSPLNPSASAMREPGVGLSFRETMAGGFRIGATDPLAVESDADTSPLTMNATIHIDDMAAFIADPRHLGGLTGHIDFTPFGLAMPSESGLFGLFTPSDDPRLTCMIYEIGFRHAGQPYYLAGKKLVNIGSPFRMWGETTTLYTTLHQGSDASGPVVGAGVLHLGVPQLLRLMHTVHATNAQNSQQAAHAIWRFFRFFVSELWRSYIRRSPT from the coding sequence GTGAGCGCAAACCATTGCCCGCCTATCGCGGCTGACAATCCCTCTGTTGGTCGCGCACTGGTGCTGGCCGGCGGCGGCATGCGTGTGGCCTATCAGGCGGGCGCAGTCAAGGCGTTGATTGACGAGGGCCTGCGATTCAGTCATGCCGACGGTGCCTCTGGCGGCACGATCAACCTGGCTGCCTTGTTGTCCGGCGTGCCGCCCGATGAGTTGTGCGCTCGTTGGCGCGCACTGCCAGTCAAGGAGTTTGCCGCGCTACGGCCGGCACCTGAATATTTGCACATAGCAAACATGAGCGCGTTGGGTAGCGCTGCCGGCCTGACGGAGCACGTCTATCCAGCTCTGGGCGTCTCCATCGATCTGATCCGCGCGGCGATTGGCATCGATGGGTCCTTCAATGCCTGCTGTTTCGACGACAAGACCGTGGTGCCCATCCCCCACCCGCAGCTTGACCTGCAGCGGCTAGTCGCAGCCGCCTCGCTGCCTATCTTCATGCCCGCCGTGAAGGCCAACGGCAAGACCTGGACGGATGCAGTCTGGATCAAAGACGCCAATCTACTGAGTTGTGTCGAGCGGGGCGCGCGCGAACTTTGGCTCGTCTGGTGCATCGGCAACACGCCCGTCTACCGCAATGGCGCATTCAACCAGTACGTGCACATGATCGAGATGAGCGCTACAGGCTCGCTTAACCGGGAATTGGAGACGATCGCGGATTTCAATCGCAGGATCGCGGGCGGCGAGGTTGTCTTTGGCCATGACCAGCCCATTACCGTGCATGTGATCAAACCGGAGTGCCCTCTCCCCCTCGACCCCGATTTTTATCTGGGCCGGATCGATGCCGCTACACTGATCGACATGGGCTACCGTGACGCGCGACGCACGATCCGCCTCGGTACTCCTTCGCCGCTGAACCCGAGCGCATCTGCCATGCGCGAGCCCGGCGTGGGGCTGAGCTTCCGCGAGACGATGGCGGGAGGCTTTCGCATCGGGGCTACCGATCCACTTGCCGTCGAAAGCGATGCAGATACTTCCCCGCTGACCATGAACGCCACGATTCACATCGACGACATGGCTGCCTTCATCGCCGACCCTCGTCACCTCGGTGGCCTGACGGGCCACATAGATTTCACCCCCTTTGGACTCGCGATGCCATCGGAGTCGGGCCTCTTCGGCCTGTTCACGCCCAGCGACGATCCACGGCTAACCTGCATGATCTACGAAATCGGATTTCGTCACGCGGGCCAACCGTACTATCTTGCGGGCAAGAAGCTTGTCAACATTGGCAGCCCGTTCAGGATGTGGGGCGAGACGACGACGCTTTACACGACGTTGCATCAGGGCAGCGATGCGAGCGGACCCGTGGTCGGCGCCGGCGTGCTGCACCTTGGCGTGCCCCAGCTGCTTCGACTGATGCATACGGTCCACGCCACGAATGCTCAGAACTCGCAACAGGCAGCACATGCGATCTGGCGGTTCTTCAGGTTTTTCGTATCTGAACTGTGGCGCAGCTATATCAGGAGATCGCCGACATGA
- a CDS encoding DUF4345 domain-containing protein, with product MERMARLFFWGYMLMLLGIGGSGIFIAAWELPHIFEVRLDSIDELHRATILSQYRFLKGIELGFGVFCWAFRNEIFLPRTASRVFLGGLCAGVAARVLSCIVDGIPTKAFIAFCVLEAVTGFLVWGVVWRGRTS from the coding sequence ATGGAACGAATGGCGCGCCTTTTCTTCTGGGGCTACATGCTGATGCTTCTGGGCATCGGTGGAAGCGGAATCTTCATTGCCGCATGGGAGCTTCCTCACATCTTCGAAGTGCGACTGGATTCGATCGACGAACTGCACCGGGCCACCATTCTCAGCCAATATCGCTTTCTCAAAGGGATCGAACTGGGTTTCGGTGTGTTTTGTTGGGCTTTTCGGAACGAAATCTTTTTGCCTCGCACGGCATCACGCGTATTTCTCGGCGGCCTGTGCGCCGGTGTCGCGGCCCGCGTACTGAGTTGTATCGTCGATGGCATCCCCACCAAGGCCTTCATCGCGTTCTGTGTACTGGAGGCTGTGACGGGATTTCTGGTGTGGGGGGTAGTCTGGCGCGGGAGGACGTCGTGA
- a CDS encoding DUF1772 domain-containing protein has product MIGRFLIANHVFLLLCASMYMGTGGSLVLFSFPIASQLTPDNYYLQFVPQVSAATAFFTTMTKLMLASGFIMLIAEWRQPTRWVPIVVLLGVFIATFLTLKWIFPLNAEMASHIKDATRLHQVLNEWMRLNRIRAALWCIQWFALAWYFARWTYRSRYSALGR; this is encoded by the coding sequence ATGATCGGCCGCTTTCTCATCGCCAACCATGTCTTTCTCCTGCTGTGCGCATCGATGTACATGGGCACGGGCGGCTCATTGGTGCTGTTTTCATTTCCCATTGCCTCGCAGCTCACCCCGGACAACTACTACCTGCAATTCGTCCCCCAGGTGTCGGCAGCCACCGCGTTCTTCACGACGATGACGAAGCTGATGCTGGCGAGCGGCTTCATCATGCTCATCGCCGAATGGCGTCAGCCCACGCGCTGGGTGCCGATTGTCGTCCTGCTCGGAGTGTTCATTGCCACGTTTCTCACACTGAAATGGATCTTCCCGCTCAACGCGGAAATGGCCAGTCACATTAAGGATGCGACCCGGTTGCACCAGGTGCTGAACGAATGGATGCGGCTCAATCGGATACGTGCCGCGTTGTGGTGCATACAGTGGTTTGCGTTGGCCTGGTATTTCGCGCGTTGGACATACCGTAGCCGCTATTCAGCATTGGGGCGATGA
- a CDS encoding acetoacetate decarboxylase family protein, which translates to MAIPARQKWLAGRHARVDDIPFEMPVASQNSPALMAVFSIDLDAARSVIPGNEVHPFQLWRRGLLVVTVIDYVITNIGHYIEYSIAIACTHGRRPAPRLLPGLLMKTFGTGQYVVDLPVSTEISVKGGRGIWGMPKHQANLDFVIGEQWVSSQYDLNGEMMMRIDVQKPRSAWLPVNTGAVNYCSFRGMLMKSYIYFKGKLGFSLFAPGSARMFIGDHPRMGWLKALDIDPTPIATGFFPSTAGVLDDYFECWFVTSAEPPNRPTPGLETTYPLGQSQQWLAPPARPADWESAP; encoded by the coding sequence ATGGCGATACCGGCACGACAGAAGTGGCTCGCTGGCCGCCATGCACGGGTCGATGACATTCCATTCGAGATGCCGGTCGCTTCCCAGAATTCGCCGGCGCTGATGGCGGTCTTTTCAATCGACCTCGACGCAGCGCGCAGTGTGATCCCGGGCAATGAAGTCCATCCATTCCAGCTCTGGCGACGAGGCTTGCTTGTCGTGACCGTGATCGACTATGTCATCACCAACATCGGCCACTACATCGAGTACTCCATCGCGATCGCCTGCACCCACGGGCGCCGCCCGGCCCCGCGCCTGTTGCCGGGCCTTCTCATGAAGACCTTTGGCACAGGGCAGTACGTGGTGGACCTTCCAGTGTCGACCGAGATTTCGGTCAAAGGCGGTCGTGGCATCTGGGGCATGCCGAAGCACCAGGCGAACCTCGACTTCGTCATCGGAGAGCAGTGGGTCAGCAGTCAGTACGACCTCAATGGCGAGATGATGATGCGCATAGACGTGCAGAAGCCACGGTCGGCGTGGTTGCCCGTGAACACAGGAGCCGTCAACTACTGCTCCTTTCGCGGCATGCTCATGAAGTCGTACATCTATTTCAAGGGCAAGCTCGGCTTCTCGCTGTTCGCTCCCGGGTCCGCTCGCATGTTCATCGGCGATCATCCGCGCATGGGTTGGCTGAAGGCGCTGGATATCGATCCCACTCCGATCGCCACAGGCTTCTTCCCGTCGACAGCGGGCGTGCTGGATGACTACTTCGAGTGCTGGTTCGTTACCAGCGCTGAGCCTCCAAACCGCCCGACGCCGGGCCTCGAGACCACGTATCCGCTTGGGCAGTCCCAGCAGTGGCTTGCACCGCCCGCGCGGCCGGCAGACTGGGAGTCCGCGCCATGA